AAACAAAACACCAATAAATAAATTTAGATACCTTAGTTTAATAAAAAAATAAGAGAGAACAATTGCTACACCTATGAAATGTAGTATTCCAAATATTATGTATTCACTGGGAAATATAATTCTTGTAACGATGGTTATTAAGACCCCAAAAGAAAAAACTTTCAAACCTCTTTTTAAAAACGTTCTAAACTCTGGATTGGATTTTTGAGAACTCAAGAATGACGAAACACCAACCAAAAATATAAACAGAGAAGCAGTCAAGGTTTGAAATATTTTCCAAAAACCAAAACCAAAATTGACTTCAACGCTATAAAAATAATTCAAATCCCAAACAAAATGAAAAACGACCATCATAAGAATAGCCACCCCTCTCATAAAATCAATTTCCCAAAATCTTTTAGACATATTATTTTTTTATTTCCTCAACTATCTCGGGAAAATGCTCTTGATGAAAATGACCTCGGTCTTTGTATGTATGTATCTTGGCATTTGGTAAATCTCTCCTGTAATATTCGACTTCTTTATATGGCACTAATAAATCATCCTCACTTTGATGTAAGTGAATATCTTCGCACTGCTCAGAAACACCGTCCAATGTCTGATTTAATGCAAAACTTCCTATTTTATCAGAACCTGAGTGCGGAGCTGCTACAAGAATAAGTTTTTTTATTTTTTTGGGAAAATTATTTTCAGACAAATACTTAACTAAAAATATACCTCCCATAGAATGTCCAACGAGAACAACATCTTCTTGAATATAAGGGAATATTCTCTCAAACCATATTTTCCACTCCGCATATTTAGCATTGTCTTTATTCGGCATACGAGGAGCAAATACTTCAAAATCACTTCCCAATTCATCTGCCAAATTATCCTTCCATCCTCTCCATGATAAAAATGACTCAACAGTCACTTCTCTATTTTTTAGATAATTAATATATTCATCATAAGAATCAAATGAATTTGCCCCATGTATAACAATAACTTGTTTTTTCATAT
The genomic region above belongs to Patescibacteria group bacterium and contains:
- a CDS encoding heparan-alpha-glucosaminide N-acetyltransferase encodes the protein MSKRFWEIDFMRGVAILMMVVFHFVWDLNYFYSVEVNFGFGFWKIFQTLTASLFIFLVGVSSFLSSQKSNPEFRTFLKRGLKVFSFGVLITIVTRIIFPSEYIIFGILHFIGVAIVLSYFFIKLRYLNLFIGVLFIVGGGILKNNYFDFSYLAQATLSDFVIHLVLPFGFIPENFSTLDYFPIFPWFGIVLFGIFWAQLFYKGSDRLYIFNFENNNFVSKSMSYLGKNSLFVYLAHQPVLFLLFYISTLI
- a CDS encoding alpha/beta fold hydrolase, with translation MKKQVIVIHGANSFDSYDEYINYLKNREVTVESFLSWRGWKDNLADELGSDFEVFAPRMPNKDNAKYAEWKIWFERIFPYIQEDVVLVGHSMGGIFLVKYLSENNFPKKIKKLILVAAPHSGSDKIGSFALNQTLDGVSEQCEDIHLHQSEDDLLVPYKEVEYYRRDLPNAKIHTYKDRGHFHQEHFPEIVEEIKK